One window of the Eucalyptus grandis isolate ANBG69807.140 chromosome 8, ASM1654582v1, whole genome shotgun sequence genome contains the following:
- the LOC104416477 gene encoding uncharacterized protein LOC104416477 — MVLLLLRFEPSEACRSLHERDQYQNQKPHLLFNILQKGGVRPPGNGCAYTPGKGGAPCVQTRGFAGHGAVTPLVGHASDKEMVQPGVAVGSEVNDCKIFNELAEANYVYKQISLDKISRILWWHPEESKAFIKRCIKCDNLEALYTQGLYEYVSFMKVELGMELLRRAAQIGHLGASYVVGLLLVCKGGELQKEGVQLLRKVYASGRVVECRKKYLNVVRDMWWNNTTIFEGEPPRYDCRMRSEHCKRRGWVSDIDHYDNTECEQCICRAEIEILYKYKYGRHP; from the exons ATGGTGCTTTTGCTGCTAAGATTCGAACCCAGCGAAGCGTGCAGATCGCTCCACGAAAGGGATCAATACCAAAACCAGAAGCCTCATCTCTTGTTCAACATACTGCAAAAGGGCGGCGTCCGTCCTCCTGGGAATGGGTGCGCCTACACTCCAGGCAAAGGAGGGGCGCCTTGCGTGCAGACCAGAGGCTTCGCAGGCCATGGGGCGGTGACCCCTCTGGTCGGTCATGCCAGCGACAAAGAGATGGTTCAACCCGGTGTGGCCGTGGGATCGGAAGTGAACGA ttgtaaaatttttaatgaattgGCCGAAGCAAATTATGTGTATAAACAAATATCCCTTGACAAAATTTCAAGAATACTATGGTGGCATCCAGAAGAAAGCAAAGCCTTCATTAAGAGGTGCATCAAGTGCGACAATTTGGAGGCCTTGTACACGCAAGGACTG TATGAGTATGTGAGTTTCATGAAGGTTGAGCTAGGAATGGAGCTATTGAGGAGGGCGGCACAGATTGGGCACCTCGGAGCTTCCTACGTGGTCGGGCTTCTCCTCGTCTGCAAGGGTGGTGAGTTGCAGAAGGAAGGAGTCCAACTATTGAGAAAAGTCTATGCGAGCGGGCGAGTGGTGGAATGCCGCAAGAAGTACCTCAACGTCGTGCGTGACATGTGGTGGAACAACACGACAATCTTCGAAGGAGAGCCTCCTCGCTACGACTGCCGGATGCGGAGCGAGCATTGCAAGAGAAGGGGATGGGTGAGCGACATTGACCATTACGACAACACCGAATGTGAACAGTGCATTTGCCGAGCGGAGATAGAGATCCTCTACAAATACAAATATGGTAGACACCCGTGA
- the LOC108954243 gene encoding 60S ribosomal protein L6, mitochondrial, with protein sequence MTMEAKFFRFLKIVGVGFKARAESEGRLLYLKLGYSHEVELTVPPAVRVFCFKNNVVCCTGIDKQRVHQFAAAVRSCKPPEVYKGKGIMYIDEVIKKKAGKKSK encoded by the coding sequence ATGACAATGGAGGCCAAATTCTTTCGCTTTCTCAAGATTGTTGGTGTTGGGTTCAAGGCTAGAGCGGAGTCTGAGGGACGCCTCTTGTACCTAAAATTAGGCTACAGTCACGAGGTGGAGCTGACTGTTCCTCCTGCAGTGCGTGTCTTTTGCTTTAAAAACAATGTGGTCTGCTGTACTGGGATCGACAAGCAGAGGGTGCATCAGTTTGCCGCTGCCGTTCGTAGTTGCAAGCCTCCAGAAGTTTACAAGGGCAAAGGTATAATGTACATCGATGAAGTTATCAAGAAGAAGGCAGGGAAGAAGTCGAAATGA